In the Thermus neutrinimicus genome, AGGAAGGCGCGGAAGTCCCTTGGGGTTATGCCCTATGGAGGTTTTGACGTGTACATAGGAAATCCCGTTATCTTCCGCATACTTGCCTCCTTACCCTAGGGCCTTGCGCCCATAGGTTCCTCGTACAGCACCACGGCCTCGCCTTCAATGACCCTTTCTCCCCGCTGGTTTTCGCAAGAGGTATCCAGGGTCAGGACTAAGCCGCCCTTTTCCCTTTCCCTCACCGCTTTGACCACGGCGGTGGCGGTGATGGTGTCCCCCAGGTAGGTGGGCCTCAGAAAGCGCAGGCTCTGGGAGAGGTAGACGGCTCCGGTACCCGGTAGCTTGGTGCCGATGACCGTGGAGATGAGGCCGGCTACCAGGATCCCCTGGGCGATTCGCCGGCCAAAGCGGCTTCCTTGGGCATAGGCTTCGTCCACGTGTAAGGGATTGGTGTCTCCCACCGCCCCCACGAAGAGGGCCACGTGGGCCTCGGAGATGGTTTGGGTGTAGCTGGCCTTATCTCCCACCTTGAACCTCACCTTGCACCTCCTTGAGGAAACCTTCCAGGATGCCTTTTAGCGCCCCCGGGTTTTCCACGTTCACCGAGTGGCCTGTTGTCTCGAGGACAAGCAGCTTTCCCCGGGGAAAGAAAGCGGCGGTTTCCTCTGCCATGGCCCGGGTGACGAGGGGGTCTAAGGAGCCGTGGATTACCAGAACCGGCCCTGAGTAGGCCTTCTCCAGCCGCCAGGCCGCCAGGGCCTGGGCGTTACCCTGGAAGTGGACGGGATGCATCCTTTGCGCCTTCTCCACCAGCTCGGGGAACCAGGGGGGTCTACGGGTAGGGGCCATGGTGGCCAGGGCCTGCCCCAGGGCCTCCCGGTTATGGCGATAGCTCTCCAGGATGGGGTAGTAGGCCTCTGGGGTGTTCAACCCCGAGGGCGGGGCGGAGTTGATGAGTACGAGCCCCCGTACCTTTGTGTGCGCCGCTTCCATCACCACCGCACCTCCCAGGGAGTGGCCCACCAGGATGGCTTCTTCCGCGCCCTTTTCCCGCAGGAAGATCCTCAGGGCCTCGGCGTAGGCGGGAATGGAGGGGATGAAATCCTCAGGGGCTGGGCTTTCCCCGAAGCCCGGGAGGTCGGGGGCCAGGAGCCAAGCCCCTACCGGGGGATCTTGTAAGAGTTCCCGCCACCATTCCTTACAAGCGAAGTTTCCATGAACAAGGACTACTGGGATTCCCTTCCCGCTTTCCAGATAGCTAAGCATAGACTTCCTCCAGGAACTCTCGCACCAGGCGGGCGAAGACCAGGGGGTCCTCCAAGGGCGCCGCGTGCCCTGTAGGCAAGGCCTTTAGCCTTGCCCTTAAGCCCTCGGCCAAGGCCTGGGCATAGGGCCTTGGGAAAAGCAGGTCGTCCTCCCCGTAAAGGACCAGGGCCGGCAGAGCGAGGCCCGAGAGATGGGGCCTGAGGTCCTCAAGGGCAAGAAACCCCAGAAGAAGCCTTTCCTGGGCCTTGTCATCCGGTGCCTGGGCCACCAGGGTGGCAAGGCCCTCCTCCTGGAGGAGCTCGGGGTGGGCGTTAAGGAAGCGGGCCCCGAAAACCCAGGGCAGGGCTACCCTTAAGCGCAAGGGGGTACCCCCAGCCTTTAGCGCGTGGAGCCAGCTTTGCACCTTGGCCGTTAGGGCGGGGTCCAAGTAGGGGGTGGTGCAGGCCAAAACCAGGCCCCGAAAGCGTTGGGGTGCCCGAAGGGCCGTCTTCAAGGCCACGATGCCCCCGTTGGAAAGGCCCACTAGGGTGGCGCCTTCCCAGCCCAGACCTTCCAGGAGGCCGAGGAGGTCCTGGGCGTGGGCCTCTGGCGTGTAGAGGCCCTGTGGGGCCTCGCTTTCCCCCTGGCCCCGCATGTCGTAGCGGAGAAGGGTGTAGCCCTCGAGGTGGGGTACCACGGGGTCCCAGCTTTCCAGGCGCTGGAAGATCCCGTTAAGAAGCACCACCTTTGGCCCTTCTCCCTCCACGCGGTACCTAAGCTTGGCCATGTTCCGCCTCCCAGATCCTTTTCAGGGCCTCCTTCTGCACCTTCCCCGGTCCGGACTTGGGGAGCTCCTCCACAAAGACGATGTGTTTGGGCACCTTGTACCCCGCCAGGCGTCGCCGGAGAAAGGCGCGAAGGACCTCGGCCTCCACCGCTTCCCTCAGGGCCACGAAGGCTACCCCCACCTCGCCCCACCGGGGGTCCGGCACCCCCACCACCGCCGCTTCCCGTACCGCCGGATGGTCGTAGAGGGCCCGCTCCACCTCCACGGGGTAGACGTTTTCTCCTCCGGAGATGAACATCTCCTTTTTACGCCCTGCGATGTAGAAACGCCCCCCCTCGTCGCGCAAGGCCAGGTCCCCGGTCCGGAGCCAGAGCCTTTCCCCGTCGAAAAGAAAGACCTTGGCGTTCTCTTCAGGGCGGCGGTAATACCCCTTCATGACCACGCTTCCCGAAAGCCAAAGTTCCCCTGCTTCCCCCACCTGGGCTTCCCCTCCATCCTCCCGCACCAGGCGGGCCTTTAAGTGGGGCATGGGCCGGCCCACGCTCTCGGGGTAGGCCTCGGCTTCCTCCAGCTCTAGGGTGAAGCAGTTTACCCCACACTCCGTGAGGCCGTAGCCCTGCTTGAAGCGCACCCCTTTCCGGCGGAAGGCCTCCCGCACCGGGCTGGGGCAGGGAGCTCCCCCGGAGATGGCGAAGCGGACGAAGGAGAGATCAGCTTCCGCAAAGCCGGGGGTTTCCAGGAGCATCTGGAACATGGTGGGCACCAGGAAGAGGAGGGTGGGGCGGTGGGCCTGGGCGAGGGCCAGGTACTCCTCAGGGTGGAAGCGCTCCTCGATCACCACGCTCCCTCCCAGGTAGAGGAGAGGGGTGGCCACGGCGTTCAAAGCGGCGTGGAACATGGGGGTGGCCAGGATGTACCGGTCGTCCCGGGTAAGCCCCCAGGAAAAGGCGGTCTGGACCGCGT is a window encoding:
- a CDS encoding MaoC family dehydratase, with amino-acid sequence MRFKVGDKASYTQTISEAHVALFVGAVGDTNPLHVDEAYAQGSRFGRRIAQGILVAGLISTVIGTKLPGTGAVYLSQSLRFLRPTYLGDTITATAVVKAVREREKGGLVLTLDTSCENQRGERVIEGEAVVLYEEPMGARP
- a CDS encoding alpha/beta fold hydrolase, translated to MLSYLESGKGIPVVLVHGNFACKEWWRELLQDPPVGAWLLAPDLPGFGESPAPEDFIPSIPAYAEALRIFLREKGAEEAILVGHSLGGAVVMEAAHTKVRGLVLINSAPPSGLNTPEAYYPILESYRHNREALGQALATMAPTRRPPWFPELVEKAQRMHPVHFQGNAQALAAWRLEKAYSGPVLVIHGSLDPLVTRAMAEETAAFFPRGKLLVLETTGHSVNVENPGALKGILEGFLKEVQGEVQGGR
- a CDS encoding alpha/beta fold hydrolase yields the protein MAKLRYRVEGEGPKVVLLNGIFQRLESWDPVVPHLEGYTLLRYDMRGQGESEAPQGLYTPEAHAQDLLGLLEGLGWEGATLVGLSNGGIVALKTALRAPQRFRGLVLACTTPYLDPALTAKVQSWLHALKAGGTPLRLRVALPWVFGARFLNAHPELLQEEGLATLVAQAPDDKAQERLLLGFLALEDLRPHLSGLALPALVLYGEDDLLFPRPYAQALAEGLRARLKALPTGHAAPLEDPLVFARLVREFLEEVYA
- a CDS encoding class I adenylate-forming enzyme family protein encodes the protein MLEPNWLGQLAGYHPERKALFFRGGWLTYGDLYRRARQAAGVLRDLGVGKGDRIGLLAWNHPAYLDLFFAGPLLGHILTPFNYRLSLPELQALYAYTEPRVLFYGEGFQETAQALDPQALPLEVLLEGAEIGEATRVGLEDPALLLFTGGTTGQPKGALIPYRQLLINAVQTAFSWGLTRDDRYILATPMFHAALNAVATPLLYLGGSVVIEERFHPEEYLALAQAHRPTLLFLVPTMFQMLLETPGFAEADLSFVRFAISGGAPCPSPVREAFRRKGVRFKQGYGLTECGVNCFTLELEEAEAYPESVGRPMPHLKARLVREDGGEAQVGEAGELWLSGSVVMKGYYRRPEENAKVFLFDGERLWLRTGDLALRDEGGRFYIAGRKKEMFISGGENVYPVEVERALYDHPAVREAAVVGVPDPRWGEVGVAFVALREAVEAEVLRAFLRRRLAGYKVPKHIVFVEELPKSGPGKVQKEALKRIWEAEHGQA